Proteins encoded within one genomic window of Arachis ipaensis cultivar K30076 chromosome B08, Araip1.1, whole genome shotgun sequence:
- the LOC107610565 gene encoding LOW QUALITY PROTEIN: uncharacterized protein LOC107610565 (The sequence of the model RefSeq protein was modified relative to this genomic sequence to represent the inferred CDS: inserted 2 bases in 2 codons; deleted 1 base in 1 codon) yields the protein PSLFKDDPIAFLSNSWVDNFRHPNATVTNLSPSFRRLDLWLLAYQKVVADDTVSYLPCSSVPSSALNDLFSLRNAVLDCQFRWGQCLKFFIKSPKDTTDYESLLKRKIKAILTTTQPTPFQDKIVQEVLLMILEPIFEARFSSKSFAFXPGRTPHTVLRVIRRSFAAYLWYMKGDLSTLLDRMKVGMVVGAVMRDVRDKLVVNLIKDALVTPVVKIEVEKPQKKKKRKYQXKRVLAEDEPKPDPYWLDTFFGFAPEEAEKVPNWGHCGILSPLLVNVCLDELDKWMERKIKEFYVPSKSDVIWNSPEGEAEQGNMSWPEFVPTSGPDKTRKMDYIRYGGHILVGVRGPRADAASLRKQLIEFCDQKYMLKLDNESLPIEHITKGIMFLDHVLCRRVVYPTLRYTATGGKIISEKGVGTFLSVTTSLKQCIKQFRKLTLRDQIDAIP from the exons CCCAACGCCACCGTCACCAACCTCTCCCCTTCCTTCCGCCGCCTCGACCTCTGGCTCCTCGCCTACCAGAAGGTCGTCGCCGACGACACCGTCTCCTACCTTCCCTGCTCCTCCGTCCCCTCCTCCGCCCTCAACGACCTCTTCTCCCTCCGTAACGCCGTCCTTGACTGCCAATTCCGATGGGGCCAGTGCCTCAAGTTCTTCATCAAGTCCCCCAAAGACACCACCGATTATGAATCCCTACTGAAGAGAAAAATCAAAGCCATATTAACCACCACACAACCGACCCCTTTTCAGGATAAGATTGTTCAGGAGGTGTTGCTGATGATCTTGGAGCCAATTTTTGAGGCTCGATTTTCGAGCAAGAGTTTTGCCT CCCCCGGTAGGACTCCTCACACTGTGTTGAGGGTTATTAGGAGGAGTTTTGCAGCGTATTTATGGTATATGAAAGGTGATTTGAGTACCCTTTTGGATAGAATGAAGGTTGGAATGGTGGTCGGTGCTGTGATGAGGGATGTGAGGGATAAGCTTGTGGTTAATTTGATAAAGGACGCATTAGTTACTCCGGTGGTGAAGATCGAGGTTGAGAAGccccagaagaagaagaagaggaagtacC AGAAGAGGGTGTTGGCTGAGGATGAGCCTAAGCCTGATCCTTATTGGTTGGATACATTCTTCGGGTTTGCGCCCGAGGAGGCTGAGAAGGTTCCTAATTGG GGGCATTGTGGGATTCTTAGCCCGCTTCTGGTTAACGTTTGTTTGGATGAATTGGATAAGTGGATGGAAAGGAAGATTAAGGAGTTTTATGTTCCTTCTAAGAGTGATGTTATATGGAATAGCCCCGAAGGGGAGGCGGAGCAGGGTAACATGTCTTGGCCGGAGTTTGTGCCTACGAGTGGACCGGATAAGACAAGGAAGATGGATTATATAAGATATGGTGGTCATATCTTGGTTGGTGTTAGAGGGCCTAGGGCTGATGCAGCCTCGCTGAGGAAGCAGTTGATTGAGTTTTGTGATCAGAAGTACATGCTCAAGCTCGACAATGAGAGCCTTCCCATAGAACATATAACTAAAGGTATAATGTTTCTTGACCATGTGTTGTGTAGGAGAGTTGTTTATCCGACTCTTAGGTACACTGCCACCGGCGGTAAGATCATAAGTGAGAAGGGTGTAGGAACCTTTCTGTCAGTCACGACGAGCTTGAAGCAATGCATCAAGCAGTTTAGAAAGTTGACACTTAGGGACCAAATTGATGCAATACCCTAA